The sequence CTTCCCTAGGGGAGAACTCGAGGGAAAACGCTGTTTGCCTGCCTTCCTCCCTGCACTCTGCTCTAATCTCTTCCCTCTGCATCTTTACTCCCCTCCATCCCACCTCATCCTTGTTGTCTCTCCATCCACTGTCTCTCTGCTGGTCACCCTggcttctgtctctcttcccaatatctctctgtctctatccttctgtctgtctctgtctgtctgtctatttctctctgttggtttccctctctccttccttctctttctccccctctcccactccttctccttctccctctctcttttcctctctccctcttcttcttctccttctctcttttcttatctctgagcctctccctctccttctcctcagCTTGAGGAACCCAAGTGGGCCTAATTCAGAATCCTCAGAGATTGCAAGCAGTGCTCAGAACCCAGAGCCCTAAAAGTCCGAAAGAGAGAGAGCCCAGAGACCGCAAAACCCTACCCCCACACAGAAAAGGTGGATATCCCTGACAAAGGGAAACCCTCTCTGGTCAAAAAATCTGCCCCAGTAGCATGGAAAATGATGAGATTCTTACAAATGGAAGAACTTAAGGGTCTTCCCACCCCAGGACTTCAAACTCCCACTGAAACTGAATGATGGAAAATTCTCCAGTTATAGTCCTCTGCCCTGAGATCCAAGGAAGTAGTCACTAGACAAGCAAAAAGAGAAACTAATACTTGAATAACAGGTGTCCAAAACTAAAGGGCTACAAACTAGAAACTAAGGAAGAATTTTGGTTTGAGACAATGATTTAGTCCAACATTCTTTATTTTAaggcccttcccagctctgaccttcCCTGTTTTAAGGCTAAGGCCCCTCCCAGgtctgacatttcttttttttttttttttttcctttttctttttcttttctttcttttttttttcctgaggcaattagggttaagtgacttgtgcagggtcatacaactaggaagtattgtctgagatagaatttgaattcaggtcctcctgacttcaggaggtCTGACATTtcttggggggaaagggggtgTTGTGGGTTTGTTAACACTTCAGTGACCACTTTATTAATCTTTTAATAGAAAACAAGACTTTATTTGCCAGGAGGGACACTGCCATCATACTTTGACTGGAACTAGCACATTGGTTTCCTCTTTGTTCCTTCTAGATTTGGTTCTGATTGTGTCACTTGTCTGTGATGCTGAACTCAAGCCCGTCCAGTCCTATATAGACGTCCAAGCCATAGATGTCGATACTTGGGCTGTATTTATTTCAGTCTGCTCTTTGATCCCAAAAGCCAAGATTGTCGGTGTCTGAGGAGTCTTTTTTCCTGACTGTATTCTTGCATCTTCATCCTCTTCAGAATCTCTTCAGCTTTGGCTCCATGAACCGCACTGTGAATTGTAATCTTCTCATTTCTCCAGATTCCAAAAGATCCAACAGTTCAATGAGCTTTGAAGAATGCTGGTGTCTGGCCTGGGAGTCACTCCAATTCTCTGGCCACTGGGATGGCTGGTCCCCATTCTCCCCAACATAGATGTTGAGACAGACCTTTCAGATGGTCAATTCTCAAGTCAGGTTTTCCTTTTTACCCTGATCTTGTGGCATAGTAGTGAACCAAAAGGATATCCCCTATTTTAGgaaccctcccagctctgacatccccagttctaagctccctcccagccctgacattccttattctaagctccctcccaatTCTGATTCCCTCCTAGTCCTGACATCCCCTATTCTAAGCCCCCTCCCCACTCTGACATTCCccattctaagctccctcccagctccaacatcccctgttctaagctccctcccagctccaacatcccctgttctaagctccctcccagctcttacATCTCCTGTTCTAAGACATGAAATTCCTTGTTTTCAGAGCCCTTTCAGACCAATATTTCTGAAGACACTAGTATTAATATAATACTAGTGCAGAACAGTAAGATGGAAAGATCACTGAAATCTGTGTCacaagaccagggttcaaatcctctTTCTGCCTCGTGATTACTCTGTATAACCATTTCATCTTTTATGTTTTTGGCTGAATCGTTGTGAGGTGAGAGCTTTGTAACCATGAGATGAAGGGGCATTGTTAGCATTATCCATAGGGTCCCTTTGTGAGGCAGCGTTTCCCTGGACAGTTTTCCCCAGGGCCCACATTTCTTGTTCCAAGTTGCACCTACTAGAGcgtgagctccctgagggcaggattCCTTgacatggtccctgccctcatggagtttgCAGTCTATAAGCAATTAAAATGTTCACAGATAAACATGCTACAAGTGCGTGGgatctccttcctcccctttccttcctccatcctcgACCACATTCTATTCCAGCTCAAATCCTTCTCAAGCCATGGTCTGGCTCACGCCTTCCACTCTGTACCTTGTATTATATTCACCTACTGAATGTCCTATATATCCGATCCTACCCAAGCTCCTGAGGGCAGCAATCATATATTTCTAGTGTCAAGCAcaatcttttatatataaaaagcactaaacaaatgttttttgaatgaatataaaatataatgagtGCACAGGTCCACACACATGGACAAGGGTATGATGATTCCCAGgggtatacatacacaaatacaaattCCTAATTTCATCAGCTCAGATATCTGCAGCAGAGAGGGACCATAGAGACCTTTCAATCCAACTGAGTCCAActccatcttattttatagataggaagtTAAACAACTTCTCTAAATTCCTGAAATGGGATTAAAAGGGAACCAAATCATGCTCTATCCCATCTAGGTCCTGTATTCTCATTGGGTCCCAGAAAGATCATTGTAAACAAATTCTCCAACATCCACACTGACAGGAAAATATATAGCACCTAGAATGCTGAGTTCTACCAAAAAGCCAAGATGAATAATCCCTAAATCACTGCATCATGAAATAATTGAATCAACAGAATCAAGGAATCAAGAGAATCAAAAATCATTGAAccaagagaattttttaaatcactaaattTTGGAATCAATAGGATCTGACAATCACAACatacatagaattttaaaatcgCAAATCCTAGAATCAACAGAATCTGAAAATCACCAAATCAATAGAATTTTAAATTGTGAATCCTGGAATCAACAGAATCTGAAAGTCTCCAAatcaatggaattttaaaatcacaaatcttaGAATCAACAGAATCTGAAAATCACCAAatcaatggaattttaaaatcgCACATCCTAGAATCAACAGAATCTGAAAATCTCCAAATCAATGGAATTTTAAATTGTGAATCCTGGAATCAACATAATTTGAAAATCATCAaatcaattgaattttaaaatcacaaatcctGGAATCAACAGAATGCAAAAATCATGGAATCAATAGAATTGCATAATCAATGGAATCCCgaaatcataaaatcacagaatcagcATTTTAAGGCTAATCATTTCACCCCCCAAGgtcctattattatattatattatattatattatattatattatattatattatattatattatgttatgttatattatattatattatatattagcatTTAAAACTCAATACATCAAAACcaaattaatctttttcttcctttctctttcccaatttctctttttccatgGAATGCCCCTCAGTCTTCTCCTGTTTCCCAGACTCTCAACTTTGGAGTCTCTGATTCTCTTTCGGGACGTCCACCCTCCGGTTTCAATGGCCACCTCAAAGGAGAGAGTGTTCCTCCCAGAGGAATCCCCTCAAACTCAATCTCTCTCAGAGAGCCTCCTCCCCAACCATTCCTAAGTCTCTTTCTTGCATCACCACCTCCTCCAGGGCCCTTCCCCACCCTGTGTCCCCCATAGCCAAATTGTTTCCCTTCGtgccttcccctcctccctactCCAGACCTTTCACCTCTCCCACCTGCTCCATGGCTCCTTCCCTCCAAGAGGCTGCAGCCAGAACCAGAGCAGAGACCAGACCACAGAGAGTCCACCTCCTACCTGTTGAGAGGAAGCCGGGGTGGATTGATGGGCAGTGGCCATGAGGGAAAGAGTCTCAAAGGATATGGATTACACACCATCTTGATGCACCAGTTTCGAGGGCTGGTGGTTTGTCGGAGACAAAAAAAGACGACGGGGGCCAGATCGGGGTGTGGGACGTCAGGGTCAGTGCCGGGGCCGGGCTCCGGGGCCGGAGAGGAAGGTGGGGTCCGAGGCTGGGGCTGCTGCTCCGTGACTCCAGGCTCTGAGGCAAGATCAGGCACGGAGCGCCCGGGGGGCAGGGGGCTGGGGCTCCAGGCAGCAGCGGGCAGAACACCCTCGGCCATGTCGGCACTGAGCAGGAAGCCCTGGGGAGACCAGAGAGGAAACATATGAGGACACGGCCAACTAGAGAGGCTCTGCAGAGGGCAAAGAACCAGCTCCCAGATCACCACCGTCTCACAGTCCGGGCTGGACTACTGGCCAAAGCCTTAATAGGAAATTCAAGACCCACAGAATGCAGTCCTAAAAGAATCCTtggaacaggggatgtcagagctgggagggagcttagaacggGATGTCAGAACCaagagggagcttagaacaggggatgtcagggctgggagggagcttagaacaggggatgtcagagctgggagggagcttagaacaagggatgtcagggctgggagggggcctagaacaggggatgtcagagctgggagggagcttagaacggGATGTCAGAACCAAGAGGGAGCTTAGAACCAGGAATGgtagagctgggagggggcttagaacagagggtgtcagggctgggagggagcttagaacaggggatgtcagagctgggagggagcttagaacataAGGATAATGccatggaaagaatattagagcaTATTATATCAGACTATAGAGCAACAGTACTGTTTGGAAGGCTGACCTGGAAGGTCTGGAATCCATGATGCACATGTACTCCTCtgtctcccccttcctcccacacTACCCTCCTGCCCCCTTTTCCAACCATCTGCTCTCCTCCCCAAGGACCTGTCCCCCTAAGGCCCCCTGGTTTGAAGGGGCAGCTCCTGGGGACAGGGAGTAGCAGCTGTGCCTCAGGATGGCGCTGCGTGCTCCCCTCCCCGGCCACCACTGGCCCTCCCTGCCCCGAGGGCTGAGCCGCTGGGCCCCTGCTTCCCAGAGATCACACCTCCACCTGTGGAGGGCTGGGCTGGCTGTTCCCTGGCTCACGCAGCACTGAATGGAGCCTTGGAGAGGGCCCTGgccaactacacacacacattttacagatgagaaaactgaggcctggagaaggaggaggaactGGCCAAGATCCCGTGCCTAGCAGAGCCTGTAGCTCCCCTGCCCCACACCCTCCCACCCGCTGCCTGAGTGCCCTGGGGATCCGCAGGGGGccgagagaagggggaggagaggctTTCCTTGCATACCCATTTCAGAGACAAGAAAACCGAGGCTCAGACTGCCTCAGCTCCACACGGTGGCTCACCCACAGGAAAGCAGGGGTCGGTGCTGGCCCTTTGGGGCAGACAGAGGCAAGAACTCGGAAAGCGGAGTCAGAGAAGCAGGCTTACGTCCCTGCCTGGCTCCCCGGGGCCCAGGGGGTTCTGGGCCGGCTCGGCTTCCctaggctcagtttcctcctctgtaaaaggtaGAATTAGACACAACACGGTCTGGGTCCAGCTCTAGACCAGTAATACAGGGACCCTCCCCCTGATGCCTTGGGGGGGATGTTGGGATGGCACGGGAGAAGTGTGACATGGCGCTGGCCCCTCGGCCCTGCCGTTTCCTGCACCCAGGCCCTGGGCGTCAACCACACAAACAACAAGCACTAAATAAGCGCTGACTAGATGCAGGTACAACATCCTGGCTGGGGCTGGGCCTCGGACCCAGAAAGAGCCGGATCCTGAAGGGCCCAGGCTCGTGACAAGCCCCTGCCGCCTTCGGCTCTCCAAGAAGCCATGTGGCCAGAGAGGTGCCAGTCCCACTGGCCCAGGGCTTCCTTGCGGGGATTCCATGAAATCACCAGTGCCCAGCTGAGTGCCCGTCTAGGTGCCTGCTGTGTGCCCTGCTATGTGCCTGCTGAGTGCCTGTCTAGGTACCCATTGAGTGCCCGGCTGGGTGCCCACTGGGTACCCATTGAGTGCCTGCCTGGTTGCCTGCTGAGTGCCCATCTAGGTACCTGCTGGGTGCCCATCTAGGTGCCCACTGGTGCCCAGCTGAGTGCCTGCTGGTGCCCGCTGAATGCCCACTGGTGCCTGGCTGAGTGCCTATCTAGGTGCCTGCtgagtgcctgctatgtgcccaGGTGAGTGCCCATCTAGGTACCTGCTGGGTGCCTGGCTGGGTGCCCCCACTAAGTGCCCATCTAGGTGCCTGCTGAGTGCCTGTTGGTGCCCAGCTGGGTGCCCCCACTAAGTGCCCATCTAGGTGCCTGCTGAGTGCCTGCTGTGTACCCAGCTAAGTGTGGGCTGGGCCTGGGCCTGGGAAGGGTGGGGGACCTCAGAGGGCAGGCAGGGAGGGGCGCTCCCTCAAGGCACTTCCATTCCACCAGGGACTCTGGAGCAGTCACAGTAATGGCAGTTTGCAGACATGTCACTAATGCGCCCCCTTTCATCCCCACGGCAGCCCCCGGGGGGAGGAGCCGCCACTGTCCCCACTTTTCAGACGCTTTCTTCAGGACTGCACTGAGAGGGACGGTGAACGGTGCAGTCCCCGGCTCCCCTTCCTGTGCTCCCTGGGACGGGCCAATCCTGACCCAGGACAAAGCCGAGGGAAGACGGCGGGAGTCCTCCCCCACAAGCGCAGTCCCCCGCCCGCGCCCACCTCCTCTTGTCCCACGCCCCACTTCCCTCACCCACTCTCCAGCCCCACACAGAGATCGtgctccttcctcccccttaGTGTCCACCTCGGAAGCACATTGCTCCTGCCAGGAGCAGAGGGAGGGGGCCTGCCTTTCAATGTCCCCGGGGCTTCCACTGTGCAGGGAGGGCAAGGAGCACTCCGGGCCCGGGGAGCAGGGCCGTGGAGACACAGAGCACCGTCCCTGGGCCTCCCGGGCCTGCCCACCTGGGCCTGGGGGGGAAGCCCAGACCTCCAGGGGAGACAAATCCGCTGCATTCGGAGAGCGCTCCCTCCCCTTCTGGTAGAGCTGGGCTAAGACCAGGCCTGTCCCCTGAGGGAACATGGCCGGCATCGGGCGCAAGGGTCCTGGATCACTGGCTGTGAGTCCCGAGACAAGGCTCCACAGCTGCCACACATCCCACAGTTCCCGGTGTCCCTGACTGAGGTTGGGCTCAAGGCCCAGGCCCTCTCCAGCCACTTGGGGCTCAGGGAAGGCCCGAGGAGGGGCCTGGAGGCCAGCCAATCCAACCCATTCCTCTGACACCCTCGGAAACCGAGGCCTGAAGGAGGGAAGGGGCCGAGGAGCCAGTCTGAGGGGGGAGGCCACGGGATCCCAAACCCAAGGGTCTCCCACCCTCACAGGGGGCAGCCTTTCTTTAACTTAGCCCCGAGAACACCTCATCTCTGGTTGCCAGTACAGACCCGGCCCTAAGGCCCAGCTGAGTTCATCCCCCAGGACGAGTCTTTGAGGAAACCCTCCTGTCCCTTTGAAATTCTCCCTTCCCCAGGGAAAatgcaatatttgtaaagtgctttgcaaattttaaataaatgtgtgaTTATTattccaagataaaaaaaatcccacttCCTCCAGGTTCCTCCTCACCCATCAACCAGACACATCTTAAGGGTGTTGATGAGCAAGTTACCGGCTGCTAGAACCGCTTATTCTGGGGGATGGGGGAACCCAACAAAGGATGAGTTTCCTACTGGCTCCATTCCCTTCGCCCCTCTGGCAGCAGAAACCATGGGAAAGCCCCCAACAATAAGGGGCAGGGTCCCCACTCCCAGAGTGGCAGCCCCTGGTGGCCACCATGAGCCAAGGAGCACGGCCCGCTCTTGTCGGCCCCCAGGCCACCCTTGCCTTGGATTCCCTCTGGCTGTGGCTTCCTACTGAAGGCCTGCCAAGAGGAGGCCAGGCCCAAGGACCCACAGAGCCAAGATCAGCTCTAAACCCACAGGAAACATTGGGGGAAATGGCCGCAACAAGACTGGAAAGTCAAGTGGAAGCCAATTTTCCCACTGGGACAAGTTGGCGTAGGGAGGGGAAGGACCCAGGGGGACTCGGGCGGGTGCAGccttggagggagggaaggagggaggccgGACTCTTCATTTCCTGTCTGCTCTCTCTGGGCCAGACCCCTAAAGGGGGAGGGCCTAGATCTCTGAGGGTCATCCCGGACCCCCCTCTTCCGGACGAGGCTGTTCAACCTCCTCGTCCCCTCGAAGGGCAGCCCTGGATGGCTGACTCTGACCCAGACCCGAGCATCTCCCCCACAGTGCCCAGAAGCCCCAGCCAGCCAGGCCCCTCCAGCCCCGCTTTGGACAGCCCGGAGGCTCCCCAGTGCTGGAGGTGGAGAccgtgtttgtgtgtgtgtgtgtgtgtgtgtgtgtgtgtgtgtgtgtgtgtgtgtgaccggCGGCCTGTCACGGGCCGTGCACCGCATCCGAATGCAGCTTCTGGGACTGGTCTTGGGGGCTCCAGAACAAAGCCCAGTTTTCCCGcctctgggggaaggggaaggatctTAGGcaaggaggtggggggggggggtctgatCACCCATGGGAAGGAAGGGCcaaggggagggaaggagccaAATGCTTTGGACGGAGAACTGCAGAATCATTACCATTCGTTTGTtcaggaaggggaggggagagaaaccCCAAGGGGACATGGGAAGGACACTGACCATGGAGTctgaaggtctgggttcaaatctccccCGTGTCCCCTACAAACGGAGTGTCCTTGGAGCAagctcttcccttctctccaaaaGGAGGCTGGGCTCGGGGATGTCCATAAGGAGAGGCGGGAGATAATGAATGTGGAGCCTTTCCTGAGAAGGGACTGAGGAAGGCCCTCACTCCAAGGCCGGGGGATCCTACTCCCCGgagcccaagatcacacagccaggcagCAGGCATAAactaagcgcctactatgtgctgggcaaaGCACCCAGAAGCCAGTCCACCATCCCACAGGGGAGACGGGGCACCAAGACCTGTGTGCAAACAAGAGGAAAGTTGGGACTGCTTACAGGGGGGACGTTAGGGAAGGGCTGAAGAAACTCCAAGGAGGTGATAAGGAGAGTGAGGGTTTGAGACGTCCTCCTCCCCAGCCACGGAGCCAGGACCCCCAGGGCCGCGGGGAGGAGTCCCGGGACTTGGGCCGGACAGCAGGGAACAGGGATCCCTGGGCACGGGATGTCCCGAGTGCTCCCTGCCCCCTCTGAGTCTGCAGGCCCAAGGAGTAAAGGCTGATGGCTTGTGGCTTTGGATCCCAGTCCTCCCTGgctgtgaccctggataagtgtCTCTCAGGACTCAGGAAAATGGACTCCATGGCCTCTCCGCCCCCTCTGGCTGCTAAACTCTTGAGCCTGCAGGACATAGTCCCAAAGCAGGTCAGGTCATAAACTCCGGGGGCAGCCTGTTCCCTAAGCCCGGAGCTTGGAGTTCTGTGTCCAAGAGGCGGTTCCCAAGCCCTCGGAACGTCTGCCTCCCTGCGGCACTGAGGGCCTCTCCCCCGGACCGACTCCAGAGGGGCACCAGGCCAGGCCCTGCGACTGCCCCCCGGCCTCTGCCCCCTGGCCTCTGCTCCCCATCCGCTGCCTCCAGCCTCCCCCTCGTTCCCCAGGTCACAAGGACGTGCGCTTGTCTCGGCTTGAGAAActggaatttttttaaacaccTTTCGGTCAGAAGGCAGAACCTCCTCCTCTGTCAGGATTCCTCCTGAGACCCGGCCAGCTGAGGAGGTGGAGGCTGGGGGGAGGCCTGGAGGTGTCCagcacagacacagacacacacacacactcacactcacatacactcacacacacatacacacacacactcactcccCAACAGACCGGGCGCTCTCCTGCTTTCTCCAAAGGGGAAAGTTTCAGAGGCCACCAGTGGACGTCAGAGCTGGCAGGTTCGGGGAGTGTGTTTGGCAATCTAATCAGGAGGCTGGTGCAGGGgccaggatggagggagaggaGCGTCTGGGAGGGGTTTAGGGAGACCCCGGAGAGGGCTACCTGGAGGAAAAAGGGGGAGCCAGAATCTCTAAGTCAAAAAGCAGCCCCTCTCTGCTCTTGTCCCCCCAAGATCCCCATGACAAAACCAGCAACCCTGAGTCTGGAGTCGGGAAACTGAGTTCCGGTCCCCTTCTGATCTCAGTGCAAGCCCCCAATTCCCTGCCACTCCTCTGCTAATGGGGAGCTCCCTGAGTTCCTTTCCAGCACAGATCTGAGGTCCTGAGGGTgaccttgggcctcagttttcctcatctgccaCATACGAGGGTTGAGCTATGGAACCTCTGGGTCCCCTCCAGTCCCAGGTAGAGGATCCTTTCCTCTTAAGCAGAACCCCTGATGGTACAGAGCTgcatacacagagacacacacacacaaacacacacacacacacacacacacacacacacacacaaattcaccCCCTTCCCTGCAAGCGTCCCCCTCAGGGTCCCCGTCCCTGCTTGTCCCTGATCCCCCAGGTGTCTCGCTTTGGTGTCCTCAGAGCCCGCTCCCACCCCCACACCTCCCAGGGGGCTGAAGGGGAGGAGGGGCGAAGGCAGGGGGGCGACCGGCCCCCTCCTCACCCACGGGCCTGGCCCTCGGGTCTCCTGGTCGAGGCAGGAGCTCACCCGGCGGGTCCCACCATCACCAGGTCCTTTCCCCCACAAAGAGATTtccatcctccccacccccagcccagTGTCCCCCCACCACCAAACAGCAGGCGAGGACGCTCGTGGCAGCCGATGCTGGGAACAGACAATTAAGACCCAATCATCATAAACAGTGATTATGTAACAAGACCCAGAGACTCGACGATCCGGCCCCCAAACAGAACACGGGCTTCTGTGACCCCGGTCCCCGCCGATGGGCCTTGATCCTTCTGGCAAAGGGAAGCCACGGACTTGAggatctggggaggggggagcctTTAACCCTTCCCTGCCCCGACCAAAGTTGGCCGCCTCTGGGGCTCGCTCGTCCCCCATCCTTCCCAACGGCTCCCCC comes from Sarcophilus harrisii chromosome 5, mSarHar1.11, whole genome shotgun sequence and encodes:
- the LOC116419632 gene encoding basic proline-rich protein-like yields the protein MKVLSVAMPAGVCGGAACPIQQVGLEVPGWEAGAPPPRQLCGPGSRLPPLVLSPSGLCDAGWKPEGALGFLLSADMAEGVLPAAAWSPSPLPPGRSVPDLASEPGVTEQQPQPRTPPSSPAPEPGPGTDPDVPHPDLAPVVFFCLRQTTSPRNWCIKMVCNPYPLRLFPSWPLPINPPRLPLNR